GGTTGAGGCCCCGAACCGGTGCCGGAGTGAACCAGCATGTCGACGAACGCATCCAGCGGGCAAGAATCCGGCGGTCGAACCGATCCACAACCAGCGCATCGTAACGGGCTCGCGGCAGCGGCCGACGAGAAGACGCTCAAGCGCGCACGGTGGGAGCACCTACGCCTCGCACCTGTCGCCGGCGCGCAGCGCGTGAACGTCTGTAACGTCTCGTACGGCGTCCAGGCGAAGAACGACCACACGTACACCGTGACGGTCGAACGCGGCGAGCCGACCGATTGCACCTGTTCTGCGGCGACGTACCAGTCCGGGCCGTGCAAACACGCGGTGGCCGTCGCCGGCGATCGAGAGGTGATCGACGAGGCGATGGGGGCGACCGAAGGGAGCGAACGGAATGAGATCGCCACGGACGGCGGGCGCGTCGGGGACGAGACCTGCGCAGACTGTGGTC
This window of the Halococcus agarilyticus genome carries:
- a CDS encoding SWIM zinc finger family protein gives rise to the protein MSTNASSGQESGGRTDPQPAHRNGLAAAADEKTLKRARWEHLRLAPVAGAQRVNVCNVSYGVQAKNDHTYTVTVERGEPTDCTCSAATYQSGPCKHAVAVAGDREVIDEAMGATEGSERNEIATDGGRVGDETCADCGLPLDEAHKQPAGYTRVLLDGGEICGACADIRYGYSRVDGRLTLDELEERAAEPVIEPEVRG